The Streptomyces sp. NBC_00510 genomic interval GAGTACGGTCGTCGCGCCGCCAACCGGCACCGCACCGACCGTCCAACGGGAGCCCGGCGATGCACTCGTCACCTTCCACCCCCAACACAGCCTTCCGGCGCCTGCGCGGAGACCGGTCCCCCGGTGAGTTCGCCGCCGCCGTGCGCCGCGCGGGGCGGGACATCGGCGAACAGGTCAGCTGCGACGCCCGCTACATCGGCCGCGTGGAGTCCGGGGAGATCCGCTGCCCCAACTACGCCTACGAGCGGGTCTTCCGGCACATGTTCCCCGGCCGCGACCTCGCCGACATGGGCTTCGAGCCGCGTGAGCTGGTCCGCGGCCGGCGCGGCACGGCGGTCCCGGCCCCCCGGCCGGCCCCGTACGAGACCGAAACCGACGAGGAGAGCGACGTGCTGCGTCGCGCGTTCATGACCGGCGGCCCGGCCGCCATCGCCACGACCCTGATGCTGGGGCCCGCCGCCGCGGCGGAGCCGGTGCACAAGGTCGGCAGACCGCAGGCCCGGGCCGTCCGCGCGGCCGTCCGCGAGATCCGCCTGCACGACGACCGGCACGGCGCCGGCGCGCTCTACCGCCAGGCCGGCCACTCCCTCGGGGCCGCCTACCGCCTCCTCGACGAGGGCACCTACAGCCAGGCCGTCGCCGAGGACCTGATGGGCGGCGCCGGCGAACTCGCCATCTCCGTGGGCTGGCTGGCCCACGACTCCGGGCGCCTCGCCGACGCCCGCTCCTTCTACGGCGAGGCCCTCGCCACCGCCCGCATGGCCGGCGACCGCGCCCTGGAGGCGCACGCCTTCTGCAACGCCTCCTTCCTCGCCCGTGACGCCGGGCGCCCCCGCGAGGCCGTCCGCGCCGCCCAGGCCGCCCAGCAGGCCGCCCGCCACCTCGGCTCGCCCCGCCTGCTCTCGCTGCTCGCACTCCGCGAGGCGGGCGGCTGGGCCGGCCTCGGCGACCGCCCCGGCTGCGAACGCGCCCTCGCCCGCGCCCAGACCCTGTTCGGCCGCGGCCCCCGCGCCGCGGACCCGGAGTGGATGACCTTCTACGGCGAGGCCGAACTCGCCGGGCTGGAGGCCCAGTCCTGGTCCGCCCTCGGCGACCACCACCGCGCCGTCGAGCACGCGCGGCGCGCGGTCGGCCTGCAGGCGCCGCACTTCACGCGCAACGCCGCGCTGTACACCGCGGAGCTCGCCGACAACCTCGCCTCCGCCCGCCACGTCGACGAGGCCACGGACGCCGGCATCCGCGTCCTGGACCTCCTGGGCCGCGTCCAGTCCCCGCGCGTGCGGGGCATGCTCTCCTCCACCGCCCAGACCCTCCAGCCGTACTCCCGGCGCAAGGACGTCGCCGAATTCCTGCGCAGGCAGGCGCAGTCGCGGCCGGCGTGAGCCGGCGCGCTGCGCTGTGCCGGGGGCCGCGTCAGACGTAGAAGTCCTCCGCGTCCGGCAGAGCGCTCCCGGAAAGGCGGCGGGCGAAGGCCTCGTAGGCGTCGTGGCCCAGGAAGTACGGCCCGGTGGGGTGCTGGTAGAACACCCGGCCCAGGTCGTCGACCAGCACGATCCCGCCTTCCGAGGTCTCGTACCCGACGGGGAACACCGGCCGGCGCAGGTTGCCGCCGAGCTCGGCGAAATCCTCGGCGTCGCCCTCGTAACCGACGTCCGGGCGGACGACGAGAGCGATCTCGGGTGCCGCCCGGTACGGAAGGCGCAACAGCCCGTAGGAGCCCAGGAATCCCAGGGCGGCGGCGAACGTGGTGAGCGGGAACCCCTGGCGTTCGGCCTCGTGCAGCCGGAAGGCGAGATGCTCGCCGATCCGGTCCCGCACGTCCCGCCCGGGGTACCAGCCGTGCTCCCGCAGCCACGGCCGGACCGTCGCCTCGTGCGTCAAACCGCCGCCGCCCTCGTCACGTCGAGCAGATCGGTCTCCTGCTCCAACGGCATGATCGCGGTGAGGTTCCGGAACCTCGGACCGTTCGTCACGGCGGTGACCGGATCTCCGTCTCCCGATCGGCAGGAGAACAGGCGGAAACCACGGTTTCCGCCTCCCGCCGTGGGGCCCTCCGCATCCTGGACCGGTCCCAGGTGAGCCTCGATGTGGTCGAGGAATCCCGCGTACGGTTCGCCCACCGCTACGCCCACAGCCGGTCGAAGTGGAGCCGGAGGCCGTACGTCCCGCCGGGGCCGGTGACGGTGAGGGCGCCGTCGGGGGCGAGGGCGATGGCGTCCGCGCGGTGCAGCAGCGGAAGGGGGCGGACGCGGGCGTCGAGCAGGTTCCAGACGCTCGCGCGGCCGTCGGCCCAGGCGGCGACGGCGACCGGGCCGTGGGCGGGGGTGTCCGCGGCGGCCAGGGCGGTGATGACGCAGTCGCGCCGCTCCACGGGGTCCGGCATCGGTTCGCCCGAGGTCGCCCACAGGCGCAGGGTGCCGTCCAGCCCGCCGCTGAGGCAGAACGACAGGTCGTGCCGGGCCGAGTGGACGTGGGCGAGCGTGGAGACGGGGGCCTGGTGCAGGGGGCGGCTGAGGGGCTCGGGGTCGTACGCGGGGGAGCGCCACAGGTGGACGCGGCCCTCGGCGTCACCGACGGCCAGGAGACCGGAGGCGGGCACCGAGGCCAGGGCCGAGGGGCCGTCCTGGTTGTGGCGGTGGGCGGCCTCGCCGAAGGCGACCGTGCCGGGCGGGAAGACGTGCAGGACCTGGTCGCGGTCGAGGAGCAGCATGCCGTCGCCGAGAGCCGCCAGGGCCAGCGGCCGTACCTCGGCGGGGGAGGGCACCCTGCGCAGGTCCGCGCCCGTGGCGGGGTCGAGGGCGTGCAGCCGGCCGAGGGGATCGGCCGCGAGCAGCTCCCCCTCGACCGTGCCGGGGCCGAGGGCGGTGAAGGACTCGCCGGGGCGGAACCACTCGGCGGTCCAGGTGTGCCGTTCGGCGACGGGGCGCAGCAGCGCGGCCATCTGCGGCGCGTCGGCGAGCGCGGCGGCGTGCAGGACGGCGGCGCGCTCGGGGTCGCTCATGCCGGTGTTCGTCAGCACGGGCGCCGCGCGGCGCCACAGGCGGACCAGTACCGCGGGGGCCGCGGTTGCGGTGTCCGGGTCCGAGAGAGCC includes:
- a CDS encoding tetratricopeptide repeat protein, yielding MHSSPSTPNTAFRRLRGDRSPGEFAAAVRRAGRDIGEQVSCDARYIGRVESGEIRCPNYAYERVFRHMFPGRDLADMGFEPRELVRGRRGTAVPAPRPAPYETETDEESDVLRRAFMTGGPAAIATTLMLGPAAAAEPVHKVGRPQARAVRAAVREIRLHDDRHGAGALYRQAGHSLGAAYRLLDEGTYSQAVAEDLMGGAGELAISVGWLAHDSGRLADARSFYGEALATARMAGDRALEAHAFCNASFLARDAGRPREAVRAAQAAQQAARHLGSPRLLSLLALREAGGWAGLGDRPGCERALARAQTLFGRGPRAADPEWMTFYGEAELAGLEAQSWSALGDHHRAVEHARRAVGLQAPHFTRNAALYTAELADNLASARHVDEATDAGIRVLDLLGRVQSPRVRGMLSSTAQTLQPYSRRKDVAEFLRRQAQSRPA
- a CDS encoding SUKH-3 domain-containing protein, with product MTHEATVRPWLREHGWYPGRDVRDRIGEHLAFRLHEAERQGFPLTTFAAALGFLGSYGLLRLPYRAAPEIALVVRPDVGYEGDAEDFAELGGNLRRPVFPVGYETSEGGIVLVDDLGRVFYQHPTGPYFLGHDAYEAFARRLSGSALPDAEDFYV